The DNA region ATGACTCTGGAAATTTTTCGATACTAATTTAGTGTCGAAAAAGGAAGGTGAAAAATGAGAGCAGCGAAGCGAATCATCGATTTCGGGGAATTGGAAGGAGACCATAGGTCGACTGGAGATTCCCCGAAATCGATCCGAAATTTTCAGCGGGATATACCTGCTACTGAAATATGTCCGGAAAAGGTTGTGTAACATAATTTATGAAAGATTATGAAAGAAAAAATGCTCTTTAGAGCATTTGAAAATTGGTGAATATTGCAGGAGCAAACTGTGGATAACTCGGAAATATTGCCCACATTCCACACCACGACTACAATTGAGCGAATCAAATTGTCGCTCAATAGGCGTGGATTGTGGACAAATTTCTTATCGAGTTTCCCACATTTTGAATGCAAAAATCCACCAATTTAAGGGGAGACTTTTAAATCTTTCATAACTCATTAGAACTATGCTAGTTAGTGATGTTTTGATGAGATTAGTGTTACAGAACCGCATAAATTTCAGGGAGGAATAATGAAAAAAAATCTATTTATTTTTTTACTTACTTTATTAACCTCAATTTTGATTTCTTATGACCTTGAACAGCAGGTAGAAACATCGAAAGCATTTGCATATCCAAAAGGAAGATGTCCTGCAAGAAACAAGGATGTTCCCTATTACGAATTTATTATCGATCCGATCAATCTCGGTTATTCCGATTATGATTATATGCCCGGCAGTTACAATGCAATTCCGCTTAAAGTTCAACCTCCCTCTTCTTCACCTTATGGTTTTACTGCCGGTGGAGTCTATCTTGTCTATCATACCAAAGAAACAGGTGGTTCGAATAGACGGATAAAATTTGCTTACTTCGATCATGAAGGTAATTTGCTGTCTCAAGATTTTATTGGAGATGCTGATATCTGGGAAGGATATGCCGGAATCGATATCGATCCTGTAACGGCAGATCCGCTTGTTGCCTGGCATCAAAATGATGGTTCATTTTATGATGTTTATTATACCTATGATCCTTTTCATGTTTCCGGAGAAAGTAATTCATGGAATGATCTCACTCTCCTGATCGATAATCCGTATGATCTAATAAATCCTGATGATGAATTTATGTGGCCATACATTTTTGTTGGACCTTCTCCCAATGCCGAAGCAAGAAGAGTTTATGTCTATGCTAATAATAATGGGAATAATACTCCCTCTGGGAATTTCAGCGAAAACATCCTTTTTGGATATGCTGATTTCACAACCCTTGATTTATCTTCATTCAATGATCTAAATTGGACATTCACTACTATTCCTCTTTTGGATCAATGGCATAATGAAGATCCCTGGATCAGACCTTTTAAAGCATGCTGTGTATCAGATGATGGTAAAGTTGCTTTTATGGGTTATAATACGGAAAATGAAATATTCGTGTTCCTTAATGAGAATTATGGGGAAGGTGATTTCGAATATTTTTCCGAAGATTATAGGTTCTATATCGATAATCCAATGAATGAATCAGGAACCGAATATACTTTTGTCGATGATGACGGAGAACCGTTTGAACTATATTTCACCATCCATCATTCCGGACACATGAATGCAATTTTTTCGGAAGATGATACCAAAATCAAATTTCCGGGATGTATGGGATTACGAGCAACAGAAACTGATGTTTGGAATA from Candidatus Cloacimonadota bacterium includes:
- a CDS encoding T9SS type A sorting domain-containing protein, which produces MKKNLFIFLLTLLTSILISYDLEQQVETSKAFAYPKGRCPARNKDVPYYEFIIDPINLGYSDYDYMPGSYNAIPLKVQPPSSSPYGFTAGGVYLVYHTKETGGSNRRIKFAYFDHEGNLLSQDFIGDADIWEGYAGIDIDPVTADPLVAWHQNDGSFYDVYYTYDPFHVSGESNSWNDLTLLIDNPYDLINPDDEFMWPYIFVGPSPNAEARRVYVYANNNGNNTPSGNFSENILFGYADFTTLDLSSFNDLNWTFTTIPLLDQWHNEDPWIRPFKACCVSDDGKVAFMGYNTENEIFVFLNENYGEGDFEYFSEDYRFYIDNPMNESGTEYTFVDDDGEPFELYFTIHHSGHMNAIFSEDDTKIKFPGCMGLRATETDVWNNAIFWEYAFYPKVFTYDIVENEFSFIDLDLTGVNPDDDLPMIPWDLDEDGEVDEFDEDGNVVWQNSWPIYIYDFDVAFHDNYFKIVKNEENNWLAAVWSDGLKSKLGNSGDDDYEEWLECPEIAISISNDNGNEWSEPIFLNSIETPELTGMIPEYIYPGSLIEDMGDGFGKLHLFFIDDWYLGSSIYSFPPPGCWLEYAALKIDFNYNVSAEETDINIENSEIYSYPNPFSSSTTISFQISNEQNQQNEQMIIEIYNIKGQKVRILECFNYFEAKATESLSHITWNGTDDSNKPVSSGIYFYKIKSDSFESSTKKMIILR